The Pseudomonadota bacterium genome segment GTGCCCGAGGCCTCCTGCGTCCACGCACTGCCGCCATCGGTCGTGCGCAGCACCAGGCCCCCCTCGCCCACGGCCGTGCCCTGCAGCGCACCCAGGGGGAAGCTGAGCGCGTACAGCGTCCCGCAGACCGCGGTGGTCAGCGTGCTCCAGCTGCTGCCGCCGTTGATCGTCTTGACGATGGTGCCGTTGTCGCCGGCGGCGAAGCCCGTCTGCGGGCCGATGAAGGCCAGCGCCCGCAGCGTCGCCGGTGTGCCCGAGGTCAGCGCACTCCAGCTCGTGCCACCGTTGGTGGTCTTGAGCAGCACGCCGCCGTCCCCGGCCGCGAAGCCCGTCTGCACATCGATGAAGCGCAGCGCCTTCAGTGCCGCCGCCGTGCCCGAGGTCAGCGCACTCCAGCTCGTGCCGCCGTTGGTGGTCTTGAGCAGCACGCCGCCATCGCCGGCCGCGAAGCCCGTCTGCGCATCGAGCAGGGCGAGGGCCCGCAGCGTCGCCGTTGTGCCCGAGCTCTGCGCCGTCCACGCCAGGCCGCCGTTATTGGTCTTGAGCAGCACGCCGCCGTCACCCGCGGCGAGGCCTGTCTGGGCATCGGCGAAAGCCAGCGCCCGCAGCGTCGCCGCCGTCCCCGCGCTCAGCGCCGTCCAGCTCGCCCCGCCGTCCGTGCTCTTGAGCAGCGTGCCGTTGGTGCCCGCCGCGTAGCCCACAGTCGTATCGACAGGGAAGGTCACCGCCTGCAAGGTCGCGCTCAGCGCCCCGGAGGGTGCGCCCCAGGCCGTGCCTGCGCACGCCCCGCAGTCGCTCGGACACGAGCCGCAGCTCTCGCCCGCATCGCAGCTCGCATTGCCGCAGGCCGGCGCCGCGCACGCGCCGCAGTCGTCAGGGCAGCTCGTACACGTCTCGCCCGGCTCGCAGCCGTGCTTGCCGCAGGTCGTGTAGCAGGCGCCGCAGTCCCCCGGACAGAGCGCGCAGGTCTCGTCCGCCTCGCAGCGCGCGTTGCCGCATTGGCTCGGCGTACATGCGCCCCCCTGCACGCAGTCCGCCGGGCAACTCGTGGCACTCTCGAGCAGAGCGTCGCAGACGCAGTCACCGCAGGTAGCGGTGCAGTCCGCGCTGCAGCCACCGAACTGAGCCTCGTCGAGCTCGCAAACGCCATCGCCGCAGACTGGGAGCGGCGTTGGGACCCGCTTCTCCGAGATCGCGGAGCCACCGCCGGTGTCCTGGCTACCCCAACACCAGAGCGACCCGTCGCTGCGCCGCACGCAGGTGCTTTGGTCCCCGAGCTCGAACGCGACCGTGCTCGTACCCACGGCCGTGACCGCAGTCGGGACCAAGCGACCGATGGTCGTGCCGTCGCCGAGCTCACCGTGGTTGTTCCAGCCCCAACACCAGAGCGTTCCGTCCGTACGCCGCGCGCAGCTATGCTGATAGGCGATCGCCACGCGGTCGACGTTGGTGCCGAGCGCCGTGATGCGCACGGGCAGCTTGCGCATGGCCGTCGACCCATCGCCCACCTGACCGGCGTAGTTCCATCCCCAGCACCAGAGGCTGCCGTCGGTGCGCCGCGCGCAGCTATGGGAGGCGCCACCGAGGGAGACCTGGGCGACCGTCGTGCCGAGCGCGGTCACCCGCACGGGAAGCAAGCGCTTGATCGTCGTGCCGTCGCCGACCGCGCCAGCGTAGTTGTAGCCCCAGCACCAGAGCGTTCCGTCGCCACGCCGCGCGCAGCTCGTACCGCTGCCCAACGAAAACTCGGCGACGGTGGTGCTCAGCGCCGTGACCTGCACCGCGAAGGGCCGCGGGATGGTGGTGCCGTCACCCAATTGGCCATTGCTATTGGACGCCCAACACCAGAGCGATCCGTTGCTGCGGCGGGCGCAGCCGTAGGAGCCATCGCTGCCTCCGAGCGCGATCTCGGCGACGCTGCTCCCCAATGCAGTAACCGGCACCGGGCTGAGGCGGGTGATCGTCGTTCCGTCGCCGATTCCGCCATAGAGGTTGAAGCCCCAGCACCAGGCCGTGCCGTCGACGCGGCGCGCGCAGCTCGCGTTAGCGGCCAGCGAGAACTGCGTTACGGTGGTGCCGAGCAGCGTCACGGCCACCGGGGTCGGGCGCATGATGGTCGTTCCGTCGCCAACCTGACCGGATTCGTTCGCGCGGAAGCACCACAGCGATCCGTCGGCGCGACCCGCGCAGCCGTGGTACCCGCCAACCGCCACGTCCGTGTAGGTCCGCCGAGCGCAATCGGCGGGGCAGGAGAGCTCGTCCTCGTCGCCCGTGCAGCGGGTGTCACCGCAGCTCTCCCGACGGCAGTCGGAGGGACTCGACCCTCGCGTCTCCCCGCGGCCGCAGACCCCATCGCCGCTGTCGCAGCGCAGCCCCGCGACGAGCCGCGGGCTGGCCGCGTTGACGACCGAGCCGTCCCCGAGCTGCCCCGTCGCGTTGTAGCCCCAACACCAGAGGCGGCCGTCCGTTAGCCTGGCGCAGCTATGATACTGGCCCAGCACGAGCGCTGCCGTCGCCGTGCCGAGCGCCGTGATCGCCACCGGCAGTCGGCGCTGCGTCAGCGTGCCGTCACCGAGCTGGCCCACGGAATTATTGCCCCAGCACCAGACTGTGTTGTCGGCGCGCCGCACGCAGGTGCGCAGGTTGCCGGCGGCGACGTCGGTGACGGTGGTGCCGACCGCCGTGACGGGGAGCGGGACGAGCGTACCTACTGTCGTGCCGTTGCCGAGCTGGCCCCAGTGATTGTCCGCCCAGCACCAGAGCGTCCCATCGGTGAGGCGGGCGCAGCTATGCGCCTGCCCGAGCGCGACCTGAGCCACCATCGTGCCCAGCGTCGTCACCGCTACGGGCGCCCGCGGCGTGTAGGCCGTGCCGTCGCCGACCTGACCCCCGAGCACCGTGTTCGGCGCCACGTAGAAGCTCCCGTTGTTGCCCCAGCACCAGAGGGAGCCGTCCGTACGCCGCGCGCAGCCATGCACCGCCCCAACCGCAACCTCCAGGACGGTCGTGCCGAGCGCCGTCAGGGCCAAGGGACTCGGACGGTTCGTGGTCGTGGCGTCGCCGACTTGGCCCACGTCGTTCTTTCCCCAACAGAGCACCGAGCCGTTGGTACGCCTGACGCAGGTGTGCTCCAAGCCCGCCACCACCTGTTCGACGCCAATGCTCGTACCGAGCGCAGTGACGAGCACAGGGCTCGGGCGGTTCAGCGTGGTGCCATCGCCGAGCTGGCCGGCGCTATTCTTGCCCCAGCACCAGACGCTCCCATCGCTGCGCCTCGCGCAGGCGTGCGCGGTCCCAGTCGCCACCTCGAGCACCCCCGTCAAGGCCTCGCCCCCCAGGGACTCCAACACGGGCTGGGACAGGACAGACCCACCATCGACCAAGCCGCGACCGAGCTCGCCGTTGCGATTATCGCCCCAGCACCAGAGCGTCGCGTCGGTCTTCACCGCGCAGGTGATTGCCAGGCCGGCCGAAAAGCGCCCAACGCAGCAGCTCTGCCCCGGTTCGCAGGTGGCGAAGCTGGGGCAGCGGCGGGGCGTGGCGTCGCCGAGGTTGAGACCCATGCGGGTCTGCAGCGGACCCGTGCCGATGTCGAAGACTCGGCAGCCGCCAACCTGCTGCGTGGCCAGCACCGGGAGCCCCCAATCCTTGGCCCACGAGCAGCCATCCTGGTACCAGCCGGCGACGCTCAGGTTGAGGAGCATCCCCTGCTCCACGGCGCCGGTGGAGGCCAGGTCGGGGTAGCTGTGGTAGCCCGGCTCGCATTGGTTGAGCTCGCTGCTGTCGAAGCTCAGGCCGCCGGTGGCGTTGGCGCGGTTATAGGGGCTGACGGTCACACCCGTGCGGTTGGTCGCGGTCTTCAGCGCGAGCGCCGCCAGGTAGTCGGGCTCCTTGCTCGCGCCGCTGCCGGCGTGCGTCTCGCGCGGGTTGAGGCCCCAGGCAGCGTCGAGCGCATAGCCGATCTGCTGGCCCGCGGCGATCGGCTCGGGGATCGAGCCGATGTGGTGCTCGCGAAACTGCCAGTGGCGCTTCCAGACGTTGTCGCCCCAGCTCAGCTCGGAGAGATAGATCGGCCGGGCCGAGAGCGTGCCATCACGCACGGCGTAGCCGGAGACGCCGGCGGCGAGCATGCCCTTGCCGCAGCGGTAGACCGCCTTGCCCTGCGTCTCGTCCCAGCTCTGCAGGCAGAGGTAGCGAAAGTAGGTATTGAAGGTCTCGGGACTGGCGGTGGCCTCGGGGCCCGTGGTCGGGTGCAGGAAGAAGGGCCGATAGGCGCGGTCGGCGCAGGCCAGACCGATCCCCGAGTGGACCTCGTAGGTCACGTTTTGGTCGATGCCCGCGCCGGGGTTGAAGCTGCCGTCGCCGTCGAGGTCCTCGTCGATGGCCAGCGTCACCGTCGGACAGGCGCCCGGCAGACCGAGCGCGATGCCCGTGTCGCAGGCCTCACCGCCATCGACCACGCCGTTGCCGCAGCTCGCCGGCACCGGATTGGCGCAGGCCTCGCGCACGCGCTCGAACTGGTCCTTGAGCACGAGCCAGCGCGGCAGCGTCAGGTGGGCGGCGAGGTCATCCGAGGGGTCCCCCGGAGTGCCCTGGTCGAAGGTATGCGGCAGCCGCGTCGCCGGGCAGAGCAGCTCCGTCTGCGCCAGCGTGTAGCGCCCGAAGTCCGTCAGCGTCGTCGAGGGGATGCGCAGCTCGCCGACGTCGAGCGCGCTGCCCCCGTTCATCGCGTTCATCGCGTTCATCGCGTTCATCGCGTTCATCGCGTTCATCGCGTTCATCGCGTTCATCGCGTTCATCGCGTTCATCGCGTTCATCGCGTTCATCGCGTTCATCGCGTTCATCGCGTTCATCGCGTTCATCGCGTTCATCGCGTTCATCGCGTTCATCGCGTTCATCGCGTTCATCGCGTTGGCAGCGTTCGTCGCCGCCCGCGCCGCGACCCCAACCTGCGCCGGCGCCTCGTCCCCTACGCCGCTGCAGGCGAGCCCCAGCGCGATCCCAAGCACCAACGCCAGACGGGCGACGCGCGTGAGTCTCTTAGCGTTGATGGTAATCAATGATGCACCTCTGTATGAGCACAATAGACGCTCTGGAAAGAAGCGGCTACTTCTTTTGTAGCACCTCTAACAATGCCAAATGTGGAAGATACGGGTATTGGCGCGGCCGAGTGCTCGTTTGTGCAGGCCAGCGCCTCGGGCGCGGCCCTGCGCCGCTGAGGGACGCAAGGCACTGCGGCCGCTGGTCGGAGCGCGAGAAGACGGCGCGCGCGGCGCGGCCCGACAGGGACGGCGCGAGGGATCGGGGAGACGGAGCGGGCGTGCGGCGATCGCCGCGTCCTAGCGGCTGGAGTGGCTCTCCCGCGCACGACCCTCGCGCCAGCGGGACTTCGTGCAGCCCGGCCCGACGAGCGCGGCGACGGTCCAGCGGAAGGTTGGAAGGTCGATCGGCTTGCGCAGCACGGCGGCGGCCCCCAGGTGGCCTGCGTGCGACTTGGCCTCCTGCTCGCCGAGCCCCGTCACAACGAGCACGGGCGTCGCCCAATCGAGATAGCGCAGCGTCGCCACCGACCAGAGCCCGTTCGGCCCGGGCATCAGCACATCGACGACCAGCAGGTCGAAGAGAGCGGGCGAACCGACAGGATAGAGCAGCTGCGAGGACACGAGCTCGAGCAACCGATGGCCGTCGGCGGCCTCGGTGACATGGTAACCCTCGGCGGTGAGCGCGGTGGCCAAGAGCACCCGCAGGTCGTCGTCATCATCGGCGACGAGGACGCGAGGCGCATAGAGGCTGGTCGGCTCGCGTGGACGGTGTGCGGCCATGTGCGGTTCCCGCCGGGCATGCGTGTGACTGTGCACGATGCACCTCCTTGGTCGCCGTGCCAGCGATGACGATGCGACCCCCGCACGGGGACTTCCCGCGTTCCAGCAGCTCAACCCCCACGGCTGGGCCGAACACGCCTCCGTGCAGACCTACCTGCCGCCGACACTGATAACGAGCGTAGCTTTCCGTTGCAGCCGCGGTGCCAGATCGCCGCGTCGTCAGGCAGACGAACGGTGCGCCTTCCGCCGCCCTGGTGGGCAGCGGTGCGAAGCCGCGTGCCACTGCCGTACTGGCGCTTCCACCGTGGGGAATAAGTCGCCTTGACTCCTGGCGATCCGGAATGGACCGGCACGGAAGGAATCCTTGGCCACCAAAGTCGCAGCCGCGCCAGCGCCTCGCCCTTGCGCGAGGCGACCGCCCTGCGCCCTGCGCC includes the following:
- a CDS encoding response regulator, with protein sequence MAAHRPREPTSLYAPRVLVADDDDDLRVLLATALTAEGYHVTEAADGHRLLELVSSQLLYPVGSPALFDLLVVDVLMPGPNGLWSVATLRYLDWATPVLVVTGLGEQEAKSHAGHLGAAAVLRKPIDLPTFRWTVAALVGPGCTKSRWREGRARESHSSR